The Streptomyces phaeolivaceus genome has a window encoding:
- a CDS encoding heavy metal transporter, translated as MAAFVVLAAIGAYLTVQYLTGGNGTPRCVVVSGTDDGTTYEFTPEQAANAATISAVGTSRELPERAVTIALATALQESGLRNIAHGDRDSLGLFQQRPSQGWGTEQQIQDPVYSAGEFYEHLVKVADYEQLPLTVAAQRVQRSGYPEAYAKHEPDATLLAAALTGRSAATLTCEGRRDTTGTGTAYTGGPDAVRGALARDFGDDAFEAAGAVVSAEDGASAQASPTPTPSVSPVAGTVTVPLKDAGDASQVRQRGWELAHWAVANSSRLGVERVTYAGREWVAEGRAGAWRKAEGVPASTAEVRIVTGQ; from the coding sequence ATGGCGGCCTTCGTCGTGCTCGCCGCGATCGGGGCGTATCTCACCGTGCAGTATCTGACCGGGGGGAACGGCACACCGCGGTGCGTGGTCGTGTCCGGGACGGACGACGGGACGACGTACGAGTTCACGCCCGAGCAGGCGGCGAACGCGGCGACGATCTCGGCGGTCGGCACCTCGCGCGAACTGCCCGAGCGGGCCGTGACGATCGCGCTGGCGACCGCGCTCCAGGAGTCGGGCCTGCGCAACATCGCGCACGGCGACCGGGATTCCCTCGGCCTCTTCCAGCAGCGGCCCTCGCAGGGCTGGGGCACCGAGCAGCAGATCCAGGACCCGGTGTACTCGGCGGGCGAGTTCTACGAGCATCTCGTGAAGGTCGCCGACTACGAGCAGCTGCCGCTGACGGTGGCCGCCCAGCGGGTGCAGCGCAGCGGCTACCCGGAGGCGTACGCCAAGCACGAGCCCGACGCCACGCTGCTCGCCGCCGCGCTGACCGGCCGGTCGGCGGCCACGCTGACATGCGAGGGGCGCCGGGACACGACCGGCACCGGCACCGCCTACACGGGCGGCCCGGACGCCGTGCGCGGCGCGCTCGCGCGGGACTTCGGGGACGACGCGTTCGAGGCGGCCGGGGCGGTGGTGAGCGCCGAGGACGGCGCCTCCGCGCAGGCGAGCCCGACGCCGACTCCGAGCGTCTCCCCCGTCGCCGGCACGGTCACCGTTCCCCTCAAGGACGCCGGGGACGCGAGCCAGGTCCGGCAGCGCGGCTGGGAGCTGGCGCACTGGGCCGTGGCCAACTCCTCCCGGCTGGGCGTCGAGCGCGTCACGTACGCGGGCCGGGAGTGGGTCGCCGAGGGCCGGGCCGGGGCATGGCGGAAGGCCGAGGGAGTGCCGGCCTCCACGGCCGAGGTCCGAATCGTCACTGGACAGTAG
- the dapE gene encoding succinyl-diaminopimelate desuccinylase, which translates to MAETPIDLTLDAARLTAQLVDFPSESGTEKPLADAIETALRALPHLTVDRYGNNIVARTDLGRAERVILAGHIDTVPIADNVPSRLDEDGVLWGCGTCDMKSGVAVQLRIAATVPAPNRDLTFVFYDNEEVAADLNGLKHVSEAHPEWLEGDFAVLLEPTDGEVEGGCQGTLRMLLRTKGERAHSARGWMGSNAIHTAAPILARLAAYEPRHPVIDGLEYREGLNAVGISGGVAGNVIPDACVVSVNFRYAPDRTEDEAIAHVLEVFADCGVEEFTIDDHSPGALPGLSHPAALAFTEAVGGTARPKYGWTDVSRFSALGVPAVNYGPGNPHLAHRRDERVETAKILTGEERLRSWLMS; encoded by the coding sequence ATGGCCGAGACCCCCATTGACCTCACGCTGGACGCCGCACGGCTGACCGCGCAGCTCGTCGACTTCCCCTCCGAGAGCGGCACCGAGAAGCCCCTCGCGGACGCGATCGAGACCGCCCTGCGCGCCCTGCCGCACCTCACGGTCGACCGGTACGGCAACAACATCGTCGCCCGCACCGACCTCGGCCGTGCCGAGCGCGTGATCCTGGCCGGCCACATCGACACCGTCCCCATCGCGGACAACGTCCCCTCCCGCCTCGACGAGGACGGCGTCCTGTGGGGCTGCGGCACCTGCGACATGAAGTCCGGCGTCGCGGTCCAGCTGCGCATCGCGGCCACCGTCCCGGCCCCCAACCGCGATCTGACGTTCGTCTTCTACGACAACGAGGAGGTCGCCGCCGACCTCAACGGCCTCAAGCATGTCTCCGAGGCCCATCCCGAGTGGCTGGAGGGCGACTTCGCGGTCCTCCTGGAGCCCACGGACGGCGAGGTCGAGGGCGGCTGCCAGGGCACCCTGCGGATGCTGCTGAGGACGAAGGGCGAGCGCGCCCACTCCGCCCGCGGCTGGATGGGCTCCAACGCCATCCACACGGCCGCCCCGATCCTGGCGAGGCTGGCGGCCTACGAGCCCCGCCACCCGGTGATCGACGGCCTGGAGTACCGCGAGGGCCTGAACGCGGTCGGCATCTCGGGCGGCGTCGCCGGCAACGTCATCCCGGACGCGTGCGTGGTGTCGGTCAACTTCCGCTACGCGCCCGACCGCACGGAGGACGAGGCCATCGCGCACGTCCTGGAGGTCTTCGCCGACTGCGGGGTCGAGGAGTTCACCATCGACGACCACAGCCCCGGCGCGCTGCCCGGCCTCTCCCACCCGGCGGCCCTGGCCTTCACCGAGGCCGTCGGCGGCACCGCCCGGCCCAAGTACGGCTGGACGGACGTCTCCCGCTTCAGCGCCCTCGGCGTCCCGGCCGTCAACTACGGCCCCGGCAACCCCCATTTGGCGCACCGGCGCGACGAACGGGTGGAGACGGCGAAGATCCTGACGGGCGAGGAACGCCTGAGGTCCTGGCTGATGTCATGA
- a CDS encoding LOG family protein gives MATGNPEGKKQPPEEQRLGPVLRRRGQVQASTTDQRLLDAGGPSDWVHTDPWRVLRIQSEFIEGFGTLAELPPAISVFGSARTPADSPEYEAGVRLGRGLVEAGFAVITGGGPGAMEAANKGALEAGGTSVGLGIELPFEQGLNPYVDIGLNFRYFFVRKMMFVKYAQGFVVLPGGLGTLDELFEALTLVQTQKVTRFPIVLFGESYWSGLVDWLTHTLIAQGKASEKDLSLFHVTDDVDEAVALVSKEAGR, from the coding sequence ATGGCGACCGGCAACCCCGAGGGCAAGAAGCAGCCACCGGAGGAGCAGCGGCTCGGACCGGTGCTGCGCAGACGCGGCCAGGTCCAGGCGAGCACCACGGACCAGCGGCTGCTGGACGCGGGCGGCCCCTCGGACTGGGTCCACACCGATCCCTGGCGGGTGCTGCGCATCCAGTCGGAGTTCATCGAGGGCTTCGGCACGCTCGCCGAACTGCCGCCCGCGATCAGCGTCTTCGGCTCCGCGCGCACCCCGGCCGACTCACCCGAGTACGAGGCGGGCGTCCGGCTCGGCCGCGGCCTGGTGGAGGCCGGCTTCGCCGTCATCACCGGCGGCGGCCCCGGGGCGATGGAGGCGGCCAACAAGGGCGCCCTGGAGGCGGGCGGCACCTCCGTCGGCCTCGGCATCGAGCTGCCCTTCGAACAGGGCCTCAACCCGTACGTCGACATCGGCCTCAACTTCCGCTACTTCTTCGTCCGGAAGATGATGTTCGTCAAGTACGCACAAGGGTTCGTGGTCCTGCCCGGCGGCCTAGGCACCCTCGACGAACTCTTCGAAGCCCTCACCCTCGTCCAGACCCAGAAGGTCACCCGCTTCCCCATCGTCCTCTTCGGCGAGTCCTACTGGAGCGGCCTGGTCGACTGGCTCACCCACACCCTCATCGCCCAGGGCAAGGCCTCGGAGAAGGACCTCTCCCTGTTCCACGTCACGGACGACGTGGACGAGGCGGTGGCCCTGGTGTCGAAGGAGGCGGGCAGGTAG